CTTCCAGATGTATATGTGGAATGTGAAACCTGCCAAGGTAAACGTTTTAACCGTGAAACTTTAGAAATTCGATATAAAGGAAAAAGCATCAGTGATGTTTTAAATATGACAATTAATGAAGCTGTAAGTTTCTTTGAACATATACCAAAAATTTACAATAAACTAAAAACCATCAAAGATGTTGGCTTAGGATATATTACATTAGGACAACAAAGCACAACCCTATCAGGTGGTGAAGCACAACGTATAAAACTAGCAACCGAATTAAGTAAACGAGATACAGGAAACACTTTTTATATTTTAGATGAACCTACAACAGGCTTGCATTTTGAAGATATTCGCGTATTAATGGTTGTTCTTAATAAACTAGCAAATAAAGGAAACACAGTATTAATAATTGAACACAATTTAGATGTTATTAAAACCGTTGATTATATTATTGATATTGGGTATGAAGGCGGTAAAGGTGGCGGACAAATTATTGTTGAAGGTACTCCTGAAGACGTTGTGAAACATAAAAAAAGTTATACAGCAAAATTTCTTAAAAAGGAATTGGAAGTATCTAAATTAAAAATAAACACATAAACTAATACATATGGTAACAGAACATCACCCTAAAGGCTGGAACGAAATAAAAACAAACGATTCTTGGGCTATTTTTAAAATTATGGGCGAGTTTGTCAATGGTTTTGAAAGAATGAGCAAAATTGGACCTTGTATTTCCATATTTGGTTCAGCAAGAACAAAACCAGAAAATAAATACTATAAACTAGCAGAAAGTATTGCCAAAAATATTGTAGAATCTGGTTACGGTGTGATAACTGGTGGAGGACCTGGTATTATGGAAGCTGGTAATAAAGGTGCACATTTAGGAGGAGGAACATCGGTTGGGTTGAATATTGATTTACCTTTTGAGCAACATGATAATCCTTATATCGATTCTGACAAAAGCTTAGATTTTGATTATTTCTTTGTTAGAAAAGTTATGTTTGTTAAATATTCACAAGGTTTTGTAGTAATGCCTGGAGGTTTTGGAACTTTAGACGAACTGTTTGAAGCTATAACACTTATACAAACTCATAAAATTGAAAAATTCCCTATAATTCTAGTAGGCACCGATTTTTGGACGGGACTTATGGATTGGGTTAAATCTACACTTTTAGAGAAATTTAGTAACATAAGCGCTAAAGATTTAGATTTAATTCATCTGGTAGATACTGAAGATGAAGTAATAAATATATTAGATGCTTTCTATAAAGATTCAAGTTTAAGTCCGAATTTTTAATACATCTTTTTTATGTTTTAATACACTTCATTTGAATTAAAAAACTAAACCGTCTTATTTTGCTATATTGCAGAGCCTTGAATAAATTATTAACCTTTTAATGTTATTTTAAATTGAAATTACGCCTTTTTATTTGCACCATATTTATCCTAATTTTCTTTGCAGGCTTTGGGCAAAATAAAATTGATTTAAAGGCTGTTTTTGATATGGAGTCTAAACAGATAAAAATATCACAAACTATTCAATACCAGAATACTTCAAATAATGTATTAGATACCATTTATTTAAACGATTGGAACAATAGTTATTCAACAAAAAAAACACCACTAGCCCTTAGAATTGCAGATGAATACAATAATGATTTTCATTTAGCAAAAAATGAGGATCGAGGTTTTTCTGTAATTACTTCAATCAAACAGGATAATGAATATTTAGAGTTTAATCAAATAAAAGGTCAAACAGATGTTATTAAAGTTATATTAAAAAAATCACTTAAACCCAATGACTCTTATACTTTAAAATTAGAATATTTAGTACAAATACCTAACGATAAATTCACAAGCTATGGCTATACAGACTTAGGGGATTTAAATTTAAGATATTGGTATATTACACCTGCTATTTATAATGGCGAATGGCAATATTATAGTAATAAGGATTTAGATGATTTATACATTCCAAAAGCTGATATTACATTAGAAATTGAATACCCACTTGGATATACTTTAACTTCAGAATTAAACACAAGTAGCAAGTCGGAAACTACTGAAAAACAAATAATTAAGCTAGAAGGAAAAAATAGAATTAACAACAAGCTATTTTTAAACAAAGCACCTAATTACAATACCATTCAAACAGAAGAATTCACCATAGTTTCTAATATTAATGATGAAGGTTTAGAGGTTATCGATAAAGTTTTAATTACTGAAAAAATAACAAAATTTATATTAAAAAACTTTGGAAAATACCCTCATAATAAACTTCTTTTAACAGATATTGATTATAATAAAGATCCCATTTATGGTTTAAATTTTTTACCTAAATTCATTCAACCCTACCCTAATCATTTTCAATACGAACTAAAATTATTAAAAATAGCATTACACAATTACTTTGAAAACACACTTTTAATTAATCCTAGAAAAGAACATTGGTTATTAGATGGTCTTCAAATTTTCTATCTAATGAATTATGTAGACGAGCACTACCCTAACATGAAATTTCTAGGATCATTCGCCGATTTTTGGGGAATGCGTTCTTTTCATGCGGCCGATATGCGTTTTAACGATAAGTATGTTCTTGTTTTTATGCTTATGGCTAGAACTAATAAAGATCAACTTTTAACCATGCAAAAGGATTCTTTATTAAAATTCAATAAAAACATTGCTAGTAAGTATAAAGCTGGGATTGGTTTTAAATACTTAGACGATTTTATTAATAGTCATGTATTAGAAAACACTATAACATCCTTTTTAACTCAAAATAAACTTAAAGAAACAACAACAAAAGACTTTGAAACCTTTTTAAAATCTAAAACAAATAAAAATATAGACTGGTTTTTTACAGATTACCTTACCACTCGAAAAAAAATAGATTTCAAAATAAAAAAAGTTATAAAAACGGATGACTCTATAACATTGACGATTAAAAACAAACGAGATAATAGTATGCCCATTTCGTTATACACTTTGAATAACGATAGTATTATTTCAAAAAGATGGATTGAAAACATAACAGAAAGCAAAACCATCACAATTCCTAGAGAAAATGCTAATAAGCTCGTTTTAAATTACAATGAAATTATACCAGAAGTAAATTTAAGAGATAACTGGAAATCATTAAAAGGCTTCTTCTTTAATAATAAACCATTACAATTTAGACTTTTTAAAGATATTGAAGATCCGCACTATAATCAAGTGTTTTTTATGCCTATAGCAGAGTTTAATAATATTTATGATGGATTCACACTAGGTATGAGAACCTATAATACCACCATTTTAAGAAAACTTTTTAATTATAAATTTGAACCTGTATACGCTTTTAAATCTAAATCCTTAACTGGTTCGGCAGCAATTTCTAAAATTCATTATTTACAAAATAGTGGTCTATATTATATTAATTATGGTGTTGTGGCAAGTTATTCCTCATATGCTCCAGATTTGTTTGTTAAACAAATAACACCATCCCTGACCTTTTTATTTAGAGAAAAAAATGATTTCAGATCTAATAAACGAAAATCATTAATTTTTAGATATGTAAACATTCAACGAGATAAAGATGCTAATAATATTTTGGCTAGTGACGAGCCAAATTATAGCATATTTAATGCACGGTATATACATTCAAACGACAACTTAATAAATTTTAAAAAATGGCGTACAGACCTTCAAATTGCTAAAACATTCAGCAAGGTATCTTTTAATTACGAATACAGAAGGTTGTTTCAAAGTAATAGACAATTAAACTTACGTATGTATGCTGGGGCATTTTTAAGTAATAAAAATGATGCTAGTTCAAATTATTTTAGTTTTGCTTTAGACAGACCAACTGATTACTTATTTGACTATCCCTATCTGGGACGATCTGAAGCTTCTGGTATTTTTAGTCAACAGTATATAACTGCAGAAGGTGGTTTTAAATCTAAACTAGATACACCCTTCGCAAACCAATGGATTACTGCTGTAAATAGTAGTACAACATTATGGAAATATATATTATTTTAT
The nucleotide sequence above comes from Flavobacteriaceae bacterium HL-DH10. Encoded proteins:
- a CDS encoding TIGR00730 family Rossman fold protein, whose translation is MVTEHHPKGWNEIKTNDSWAIFKIMGEFVNGFERMSKIGPCISIFGSARTKPENKYYKLAESIAKNIVESGYGVITGGGPGIMEAGNKGAHLGGGTSVGLNIDLPFEQHDNPYIDSDKSLDFDYFFVRKVMFVKYSQGFVVMPGGFGTLDELFEAITLIQTHKIEKFPIILVGTDFWTGLMDWVKSTLLEKFSNISAKDLDLIHLVDTEDEVINILDAFYKDSSLSPNF
- a CDS encoding metalloprotease — its product is MESKQIKISQTIQYQNTSNNVLDTIYLNDWNNSYSTKKTPLALRIADEYNNDFHLAKNEDRGFSVITSIKQDNEYLEFNQIKGQTDVIKVILKKSLKPNDSYTLKLEYLVQIPNDKFTSYGYTDLGDLNLRYWYITPAIYNGEWQYYSNKDLDDLYIPKADITLEIEYPLGYTLTSELNTSSKSETTEKQIIKLEGKNRINNKLFLNKAPNYNTIQTEEFTIVSNINDEGLEVIDKVLITEKITKFILKNFGKYPHNKLLLTDIDYNKDPIYGLNFLPKFIQPYPNHFQYELKLLKIALHNYFENTLLINPRKEHWLLDGLQIFYLMNYVDEHYPNMKFLGSFADFWGMRSFHAADMRFNDKYVLVFMLMARTNKDQLLTMQKDSLLKFNKNIASKYKAGIGFKYLDDFINSHVLENTITSFLTQNKLKETTTKDFETFLKSKTNKNIDWFFTDYLTTRKKIDFKIKKVIKTDDSITLTIKNKRDNSMPISLYTLNNDSIISKRWIENITESKTITIPRENANKLVLNYNEIIPEVNLRDNWKSLKGFFFNNKPLQFRLFKDIEDPHYNQVFFMPIAEFNNIYDGFTLGMRTYNTTILRKLFNYKFEPVYAFKSKSLTGSAAISKIHYLQNSGLYYINYGVVASYSSYAPDLFVKQITPSLTFLFREKNDFRSNKRKSLIFRYVNIQRDKDANNILASDEPNYSIFNARYIHSNDNLINFKKWRTDLQIAKTFSKVSFNYEYRRLFQSNRQLNLRMYAGAFLSNKNDASSNYFSFALDRPTDYLFDYPYLGRSEASGIFSQQYITAEGGFKSKLDTPFANQWITAVNSSTTLWKYILFYGDIGLVKNKHKSPHFVYDSGIRINLVTDYFEIYLPLYSNLGWEIGQPNYDEKIRFKFTVDPQALLGLFRRRWF